TGATTAAAGTTTGTGTTACTGTGCCTTAATCAGAGGTTAAAACAGAGGCTTTGTTTAAAGGTTAACATGAAGGAATATTATCCTGTAGAGAACATCAGCATCAGCGTGCTCTGCAGAATCAGGGGTGGAAGAATCAATTCAGATATATGATGCAACAACACAGTCAAATTaccaaagaaacacaaatcatCAATAAtcgacacagctctgtttgtcCATCCACTGTCTTATCCTGTGTGAGAGGTGAGTCCAGGGGTCGGCTGCCCTTCAGACATTGAGCAACACATCAATATCATAATATCCTCATTGATCTGAATGATAAGTTCACATGGaggtaaacaaataaaaaacaagccACAGGTTATCACTTCTTCACGTGGTTATTCTTCAGAAAACCTAAATGAATTTGCTGACAGTTGCATTTTCCTTTTATACTACAGAATTCTAAAggagaaaaggttttaaattctCTCGGTCTGTCTCCTTCTCAGACGTTTTCTGTGACCGTGCTGCTCCTGTGCTGTTGGGAGGGCATCGAACACACAGGAATGTTAACAGCATCAGCGAGCGTGCTGGTTCTCATTACGTGTGCAGCACAAGGCAGCACATTGTGAGTCTGAGCGGTGCACAGCAGCGATGCATGTGGCCTCTGCCGTCTTTCACATGAGTCGACTTGTCTGCAGAGGCAGTGCCTAGCAACAACATCATCACAACACACGACAACCAAGTGGTCTCAGGGACTCAACAGTTACCTTGGAACCTAGTTAGAGGATGTTTTAGTGGCTGATTTACTAATGCTCCACAGATCAGATGTAAGGCATCAACAAGAGCAGCTTTGTGTTGCCACATTGTGactctttactttttttaaatgcagctctTTGATTCTTCCTCTGCTGTCGACCCCCTGTCCTCTGGAATAAGGGCTGGAGGATGTCCATAAATCCATtcaaacagatttttaaaatgtacaactGCAGACATGATGGATTTTACAAccttttattaatgatttattaACTCTGGCTGGCTGCACATTGGAAATTAAAAAGGGTCTTTATTAATATCTTACTAACATTTATATGTGCAAACTTAATGACAAATTAGAAAGTGTGACTacttataaaatgtataaatgcatTATCACtgaatagaaacaatagaaagaCACAGGCGTGTGAATATTACAGCATTTTATTTGATACAGATGCAACAAAATTGGAGATTTTTAACTTTAGAATGTAACAAAAACAGCTCCCATATCATGAATACATTGTTTAGGTTAAGAAGAGTGCAACATCTGAACACTCCATTCAGATATTTACTCTATCTAAAGTATAATAATAGtataatatcttttttttaaactttttaacaTCTGATAAGTGCTTGAGgtataaaacaggaaatgaaccACAGAGCTGCGTTACATTGACATTTCAAAGTCCGAGTTGGGATTCACATCCACAACTGATTCTAGCAGAACCAGAGTTTCCAGAGTGTTTTGAGAAAGGGGATGAGGGGGTCTTCCTCTCAATCGTAACTTTAAGTCCATTATGTAGGTcttaatgcaaaataaatacGTACATAAattgaaatcaaacaaaagaaataaatggaCAGCAAGCAAATCATGTCAGATTCAGGTTCTTCCGGtattcatcacatttttggtgGCATGCCTCAGGAGTGGATCTtcacttaaaaaacatttccttaACTATTTCTATCCATTCCAAAAAATGGTGGAGACTCTTTACTCAGCCATTTCCTGCTCATAGTTTTCTTACTAGCTGCTCCTAATATTAACTTGTTGAACGTTTTCATATCTAAACATCTCAATCTTCCTTCCAACACCGCCGGTGATCTGAATCCCTGCAGGAGGCCTttgtaaaaataatcaaatggtATGTTCAGTCCACATTCACTCACAGTTTCAGGTTCTCATATCTTCTCTCTGTTGTCTGACTTGATGTGCCATTTAAAGCAAACAACACAGTGTATGTGTTCAGGTGTTTACTCAGGGAGCAGCAGAATAAGAGCTGAGAAGGTGGAGCTGTTTGAGCTGTAGGTGCAGattcatgtgtgttttcctttagAATCACATTGACCCTTAGACATCAGCCTCCTCCAGCACCTGATCATGCTGACTTGACCTGCGCCTCATAAAGTCATaatctctgctctgtctgcttGTCTGGAGCTTTACGTGCGTGTCAGGCACGTGCCTGTTGAGTAACAGACTGTGCAGCTGAAGTGAAGCGAGTCGCTCAAACTAGAGAGAGATAGCACGCAGACGCTGCCATTGTCTGCCAAGTCTGTTATCACGCAGCCTTGTGCTGACGGGCAAAGCGGGGCAAAGACCTGCCAACCTCAGAGATCCAACAGACCTTTCAACATCAAATGTCGGCCAATGTCACGTACCACTGAACTCAAACTTAGCATTGAAACATCTAGCTCGCATAAGCAAATGTACGCAAGATCCTATTTAACCACTGTGATGCTTTGCTCTTTTCTAAATGTCCCTGAGTGACGAAACCGTGTCACCCACGGTGCCAATCTGCAATCTGCTCTCAGCTGGTTTCTCAAGACATAGACATAGAcagaacacccccccccacccatcccacacacacacacacacacacacacacacacagacacacacactattatttACTGAGGTTAAACGGAAAAAAAGGCTAGGCTAACAGTTTTTTTagtgtttgtgctaagctaactgccTGCTGGCTATAACTTAGCGTGCAGTTAAACGAGGGGAGTCAATGATCTTACATTTTCTTACAAACATATATAATTCCATAAATGCAGAAGTTTGGGACATTTGGTGACAGTAGACATTAGTCATGAACTCAACATGTGAAGTTATATTTGGGGAACTTCATGTTTCTGGTCAATCAAACGGCTTTTCGCTCTGTTTTTGGCCTCCACCAGTTTGGTGTCTGACAAGCTGCTAAATGCTCTACGTCCAGCAGTCAGTCATAGTCTTTGCATTTAACTGACtatgaaaaggttttttttagaATGACTGAGATCATCTTCAGTGCTTCAGCTACTAGTGCTGAGGGGAAACACTGTTGGGGACCAGACAACCAAACAAAGAGATTAAACTGGCTTTGAAACTGCAGGTTCACTTTCATGACTACATCACATTGTTTTCATCTTGTAATtctaaaaaatattgattaaagcCCATTTAAACGTGGAGTCAATAATCAATTAAATGTAGAATTGTTTGCTGtaaagaaaaagagcagaaacCCACTGTTGGTTGACATGCACTGTCTGGCCAGCTGTCACCAGCTTGGTTGACCCAGTTTATCCGAGTGGGCTGAGGCACACTGGCCAGCACAGCCATTTTGATTTGCAGCCATTTGTAAGGCTCATTGTGAGTGGGAACAGAGGAGGACTGTGGCtcatgcagcactttctctgtgcAAACTCTGTGCCCTCCTCGTCCTCGTTGCTCCTGCTGGCCGGGGAGCACCAGTTTGTTTGACCACGTCTGGCCACCGCTCGCTTCCTTGATGCCCTTCATCACACGACCATCTCTTAATCACTGCTGTGCCTTTGAGAGGGgaagggaggaggtggggggtgcTTTGCGAACGGATTGGCTGCTCCTGGCGGAGCTGTTGCTAAGGGGAGGGTTTGGCTCAGTGATGTGGCGGCTGATGGGGGGGGGTTACCACTTTGAGCAACGTATACATCAACTTGATGTTTCATTTATAGTCCACTGGTGTTGTGTTATATGTGACAAAACTCTAGAAACCTCTCAAAGATATTCTCTAAATTTCCTCCAGAGGTTTTATGGATCATGTTTTCTGCATCACCAGggtgtcatttatttttatcaagtttattATCTCACCAAAATAAACCCTTATCACTTCTGATCAGTTAGTGCACCAAGTGCTTTTTATGGCCCCGTTTCAAGCTCTTATTCCCACCGTTGATCGAGATGATTAGTGGACTGTAAATGTCAAGAAAATTAAAAGCGATAACAGGTTTTGGTTAAAAATACTGGCAAAACATATTTGTCAGTCTGATCTAGAAGAAAATGCATGCACAGAATTCAGTTTGTAATTAGCATTttctaaagtaaaaacattcaaCTGCAACAGTCTGAACTGCACCTTTGTTTTCATGAGCAGCCGTAACATCGCTGCAGGATATTTGCCTTATCAGCCCAACAGTTATTTGACCAGTCAGAATACGTTGAGAGCCGTGAGAGCTCTTTACATCTCCTTTGGGTAAGGCCTCTGCAAATCCACTTAAACAACATCATGACATAAGCTTgccctgtttaaaaaaaaaaaagaaaaaggaaccAAGTCCTGTCTTGTTTCAGTACTGTGTTGTCAAAAATGTGTCCCCACACATGCCTGCACAGGCCTCGCATAgcaacagaagaaacagaaacaattgtTGCTAAATGAGCTGCTACAGGAAAAAGGTATTAACACCTCTTAAACCCCTTCCTGttgacagagacaaaacaaaccacagaataaggtttcaattatttatttatagtttttactGCATTTCTGCATCAATATAAAATTGGTTTTGAAATATCCTAGGACACTTAAATGAGCCGTTGCATCATAAACACCTTGAACCATTTAAGCACAAAGACAATGGGGAGTTAACTGAACAGGGCATGAGGAAATACAAAAGTCAAGGCACACCATGTTACAGTTACACCGAGGGGAAGATTTAAAACCTCTGCTGGTAAGAGCCCTTCAGCTCAGCATAAGAACCATGTCATATCTTTAAAAAAGGAGGGGCGAATAACCAGCATTCAATATCTCCTACAGCTGAAACCTTTAATTCACAAACGGACATCGATCTGGTGACAAAATCATGTTcaaatttgaaatttaaaaggGGAAGTGCAAGTTTCTGAATAAACCAGCTGTGCTTCATTTGGACTCGAGTACGGATTCAATTAACCTCCACCTGAGCACAGTGTCAACCGCTGCACTGACAAACAGGCCCAGGTTGACATGTGCAGGCGTCATTGGTTTCAGGTACATTTAAcatgggggggaaaaaaagaagaggaattCTGGGAGTGTCACTACACAGGAGTGAGAAGTCACTAAGTGATTGCCCTGGTCAGTTCACTGTCCATTGAGATCTATTCTGAAGAGAGGGGGCCCTTCAACACATCCAATTATTTCAAGTCAAGCAGTCCGGCTGGAGtgggggaataaaaacaaaaagaaaaaacagcgGGGACTTCTATCTGATGAAGTTTCCTCCTCCGATTTCTCTCTTGTATCTGTTGGTGAGATTGTCTGCTTGCATCGTGAGCTTGGACAGAACGCCAAACAGTCCTCGGAGGTGAAAGTGAAACTGATGCTCCAGGTCTCTGTGGTCGTCTGTCTGCAGATCCCCGGTGAccggctgctgctcctcctgcttcaCCGCCATCTCCAGGAAGCTGGCGCCGCTGCTCATCTCCCTCTTCAGCAGGCCCCACTCCATGTCGTTCTTTATGGACTTGAGGAGCAGGTAGTGCTCGTACATGTCCCTCTGCTTGTTGGGACACTGCAGCACGTTGTTGTTGGCCTCCACCTCGCTGgctgcctgctcctccagcgGCATGTCTCGCAGCAGGCTGGGCACCATGATGGTCTCATCCATGTTGTTGGCTGCCGCTATGAAGCGGTGCATGACGTTAATGAGGGAGTGCTTGTTGCTGGCGGAGTCGTTGGTGATCTGCATCATTTTGAAGGCTTTGAGTTGGCGTGGTTACAGCGGAGAAGTGGCAGATGGGGGTGCTTTAGAGGTGGCTGATCtgcaagaggaggagaggaaatgtgaGGAGGCTGCAAAAACAAGCCACACATGTCATCACAGGTGACTTTTGTGAACATTTAGACTTGCTTTCAATTCATCGATATATACCCCCGACTACAACCACTGTTTTTAATAATCTTTACTACTAACACAAATCTGCTGTTTCCCCAAGTGGATTTATGTAAACAGTgccctgtttttaaaaactaatttgcaCACAGCCCCTCACTAGCAGCTGGACACATGGTCACTGGTTGACATTCAACACTGAGCTGGTGTCTCCAGATTTTAGTGAGCTCCACATGCacagtgctgcagctgaagGACTTCCATGAGCAGTTTCTATCGAAAATGAAAACAGCTAAAGTGGCGTTTAGAAGCATTTTGCACACGAGCCGAAGGACCAGGGGGGAAACAATGGATGATAACTGATTTTGAGAGACCAGCAAAGCTCAACAGGTTCCAACTACATGGAAGTATTAAACAATTATCATTAACCTCAACATTAGCAGTCTGTTAAATCCTCATGAAGCTAGCGGCCGATAATAAAACGACACTGACGTGTGGGAGCTGGACAGGAAGCATCAGTCCTGCTCGAGTGTGATGTGAAGAGACAGAGTTCATTTAACAGGAGAAGTATTTCATGTTTCTCTTTAAGTTCCAGGTTGAAGCTGACGTCAACCAGCAGCTGGACATAATaatttgtattaaaacatttttcatgcatCTTCACCCCCCCCATTTCGAAAATGGCATcgagtacacacacacccacccacacacacacacacacacgatgagaCAGATGCAGCTTGTTTCTCATCACCTGAGAATTATCTGACtccaacacaacagcagcacaacatctggatcatcaccaccaccacaacattTCGTCGCATTGTCTCGCGCCTGTCAAACAACGTGACCTTGGATTTCTCCGCACAAACCAACAGTGAAAACTCGCAGCTTGAGGATTCGAATGTGAAGAAATGAAACTGACCTGGATCACGAGGTGAACCTGAGGGAAGAGCAGATTAACGTTCTCAGACTCAGATCATCACACACCGGGAAGAAACACATGGATTTCCCCGGCCTCCTCGCGGCTGAACGCGGCTTTTATACCAACACACGCCGGGGCTGGGGCGGAAGCAGAGGAAGCCACAAACTCCGCCCACGGTGGTGTTTTCCTGCAGAGCCGATTGGCCGACGGGGAGAAGGGTGGGCGCGTCCGAGCGAGCACCTCATCCGATTCCGACCAATGGCAAAGCACatggcagctgtcaatcaaacgtGCCTTCCTCCACGGTGTGTGGTGATTGGCTGCTCATCTTCTTCCGGTTCCGTTTGTCGCCTGAAGGCAAACGATGGAAATACgcacttattttattttgtaatttttttttctgcctctttgCGTCAATTttatctttcattctttttttaaatttagcgTCTGAAAGTAGATTTTGCAGTATTTGTTTGTCCCGCCTGTATTTCATCATGTCTGAGTCCATCTGTAGCCTCAGTTTATTGTTGCACCAgtactgccccctggtggacaGACGGTGGTAATTGAAAGCTTTCTCTATGTAATTACTGAatcaatatttttgaattattttcgTCACTTTtacttaaaaatacaaattattaaTTCTccgtttttattttaatccgtcttctcttatttgtttgtatgtttttcatatttgccttttgttttatttttgttctatctatctatctatctatccatccatccatcacataGAAGTATAACACAACATACAGCTTTGAATATTGAGATATTTACATTCCTCCCCATCTGTTTATACAGTACTTCTaagtttaaatatgtttgaatgtttatatatttatctcacTATTATCTTTTGTcacctgtttttttgttttcttttcttgttttcctgtgtgCTGCCACTGTCATTTCAGCTGTTGGATGCCTAAGTATCCATCTATGTCATTTCTGGAAGGAGTCAATGCAGAAACAGTCTCCCACTCTTATAATTTGATTCCTAGTGTCTCCATTAGTAGAAAATTGGCAATCTACAGTGTGATCAATAGGGTGAAGAATGTAAAAGCCCCCACAGTTCTTCACTCACCAGACTCTTCCAGCTTATTTTACATGCTGTAACAGAAAGTGTCTCAGTGATGAACACCTCAACAGTACAGTAGTTACCTGTGTGGCTGCACAGTACAGGGTGCAGGGTCCCGGCTGCACTGACAAGCTCTAAGTACAGACATAGTGTTTACAGATTGTCTAAACTcagtaaaaagaatttccccttgtgggatcaataaaggaagtttattattattaaaagtgATAAACTCCAGGTTTATTTCAGGGATTCATTTTAACACTCACGTTTGTGTTCTCTTTGATAAAGTAGGTTGTTATTCTCAGGAGACATGAGGGACATTGGTATTTACTTTTCTAATAAGCTGTTAATGGAAACCTGACTCCTTCTGTCTTTTCCATGTGACACTGCGGCTCAACACGTTACACTATGGTTGGTTGATGCTTCACAAACACCAAACCAGAACTGATCTGGGAAATAGTGCTTTTGCTGTTGGTGTGGAAACTTCATGGAAATCTGCAACATCAGAACAAAATCACAACACTTATGTCTTTCTGTAAAGTATAGTACATTCAGTAATCTCATGCTCCTTCACTGAGAGTGCTCGTGTTGTTATTCTTTTACGTACATGTGATTTCTCTTAACTCTGAACAGTGGTAATTCATATTAGGCTGCAAgtatatgaaaaatataatcaAAGGACACAAAGGTCTGGTATTGTGCAAATACTGTTGACTATACCTAGGAAGAGAAATGCAACAGCAGACGTTTCATGTGTGCACAGAAGCAGCGTGAGTGCGAGGGGAAGAGCTGAAGCTTAAGTGCAGGAAATCTAAGCACAAACTGAAAGAGCACTCTCTTGAATAAACATAGGAGAAGTCACTCCAAAATGCACTGAAGATTATGTAAAACTATTGTGAGGTCTCAGTACTCAGGAGTTACTGAAGAGGATTTATTCATAAATAACAGAATTTTGATGTGAAATCCTGTTTGTTTCCTAGTTAAGCTGAATTTGAGGGTCAGTAACAGGAAGAGGGAATTTTTGTACTAATAAAGACATCAGGAAATCTgaaaaacatatacacacacatacagtgtgaATAAGATCAGCAGTGTCTACCAAGTACTTCAACAAGGAGGGACACTATCGATCCTTCCACCGACGTCCACTTAAATTACTGAAATTAACCAGATAAACTTCTGAATAAAACCTTTacgcatttaaaaataataagacCTGAGTGAACAGTATGAACTATAAGAGCCAGTAAAACCTGTTTAAGTGTTATGGGAACATGACAATTGTTTTAGGACTGACTGTTAATTAGAAGCCGTCACTGTGGATCGTCAGGCATTTTTATGTAACACACTGTAAATAAGCAACATGTGTTAGAGGCCTGAGCTGATGGTGATTCAGCCATGACTGTTGAAATCAATTAACACGGTTAACGCACTTTACTAAGATATGAAGACTAGTTAGAAAACCTTTATTTGATATTGTTCATATTTACAAAGTTTTCTATCTACCAAATTCAGGACTGTTGCAGCCTCATTCTCTCCAGTTGTGGCAGAGCAGGAGTAAAGCTGTGTTGATGTGTAAATATTGTGATAGACCAGATCTTGTGGGATTTATGGTCTGTTCCACATTATTACAATCTTCATTTGCTGTTTCTTAGCTCGGCTGTAACTGAGAGAAAATGGACAGAGAATTGCTGTTTGCTCATAAAGAGTATAAAGAGTGTAGTTTATTGATATGTGAATTTACCAATATTTATGTCAAATCATATCATTTAAGGTATTTTTCATAAAACTACTTGAACAAACATATCACAAAATATGCCAGAAATCAACTACAACCACATACTGCACTAAGATATTTTAAGCATTGAGCTGATGTGTAATTAAAAGTCGTCCTGCATATTAAAAAGACTGGACGCCTTTCACATCCTGTAATATGAATAGATCCCTAACAAGGCCCCAAATAACCGATTAATCTGCCTAAACATGGACTTCAGCCGTGTAACAGACACATCCTGAGCTGCACATTTTTGGTAAAGATactttcatctttattttttattttttcaagtaTTTCACATGCATCAAGAGACGAAGAACAACTGAAACACTGAGAATTGTGAAATGAAGGTGCCTGGGTACACATGAATACAGGCTCTCAACAGTACTGGCCTACACAACCATTAGTAAGGCTTGTTTTCcacacagccccccccccaagaCCTTACTGCAAGTCACACGTATTTGATTTCAGAGTGGCGACCTCTCGTCCATCTTTCAGGCTTAATCGGTTTCACAGACAAATTCACTTAGTGTTGAGAGAAACTGAGCATTTATCAGCTCACCATCTTCATTTCATTTGCTACAGACTAAATATAGCAACATTACAAAATAAGGCAGCGGCattaaacagagagaaaatggatgaGTTCAtcaactcaaattaaaaaagtaaaatttatGTCTTAATGGAAATTCCCTAAATCAATCCGAGGAGTATCACTGACCTCCAAAATGTCCTGGTCCCTTTTCTCTTTCGTCAAACTACGCTGCTGGTTTTGTCCCTTTCTGATTCTCCTGTAATGTTGTTCCCTTCTGCTTGTTTGTCATCGGTGACACTAAATACAGGAAGTGTTTTTCCCTTGCTAAAACGATAATAACtagcacacatacaaacacacgcacgATATTAAAATCACAGGAGATTCGTTTAAGTCCGTTTTCACCAGGAGCTGCACATCAGTGACCTGCAGACGCAAAATAGAAAGTTTGTAATAAAAGCAGCTCATTTGCATTTGAACTTTGTATCATTAAATCGCTGATTTCCTGGTATAATCTGTGCTGATTTTAATAAAACACGATTCACTCTCCCAACAAGGAACTGCAGCGCTCACTTCTCTAATATTTCATCACTTTTACACGTACGTCTTACCTGCGACAGGTCACGGTCAGACCATCTCATACTGGTTGTTGGTGATGTACCGGGACAAGCAGCAAGCCAGGAAAATCCCAATgagctgagaggaaacacagtTTTGAACAGAGCCGAGTTAACACAGGTAGTTCTACGTACATGTTGGTCATGGTCAGTAACAATGTCTTTAACGGCCGACAGGAAACTGTCAATTTATTTATTGGGTTATTCTAAAAGGAAGGCACACATTAATAAACAAATGTGCCACAGTTAACCAAGGTTATTTTCCATCTGTACTCCCTGGACAGAAGTGATCTGTCCAGATGTTTTCCCAGTAGAATGCAGTCTGTCCGTGTATCCCCAGATCTTGTTCCTATAACCCACAGGAATCATGGCCAAAGCTACAAACATTGAACTAGAAGTggcaaaaatatatttgtaaatgaaCCAGAGGCACCACGCAGCTTCATTTGTTCTAAGATTACATCTGAGAGAACGTGTAAGGTACCTGGAAGAATGCAATCCCAAAGGAGATCCCTGCAATGATTCCCAGGTTGGCCTCCATTGCACGTGTCACCATAGCGAAGCAGCCCtacacagcagaagaagaaagatttATAGAGCGGCTTTTAAAGTTTTCTGGAGCCACAGCGGGGCGGTTCTTGATTTAAACCGGTGACCCTGCGTGTCGTCAACACATGTTTAAATCATTTGAATACTGATTTGAAGCTACATAATGAGTTGTGGGCAGTGAACTCACCGTCGTGTACACCTCACTCTCAGCCTTGTCCAGGTCTTTCAGGGACTCAGGTGAGCAATGGGTGCTGTCTTTGCAGCAGCTGGCAGGGACACCCTTCTCTCTAAAGTAAGCCGTGTCGCTCCAGTCTGTGTAATTTTTCACCCCGCAGCAATGCAGCTATAAGGAACAAAGCCACAGAAAACGTTTCAGGTTTCCTTACAACAACATAACGAGTGATGTCCCTGCAGATATGTTGTGTAGCTGTGAAGTTCATTCTTGGTGTTCTTGATGAGGAAATCTCAGTGATAgatttattcaacattttaagATTGGCTCGATGTTACAGTTCCTGCCTGAGCCGTCTTCACCAAGATAGCTGCCATATTTGTAGACGAAAATAGAATCCATTGTGTTCACTGTCTTTTTAATATATCGCAGGGTTTACATGCATGTCACTGCTGTAGAAGAAACACTGCCCCTGGCTTAGTTCAGGGGGAATGACTGACAAGCCTCCAGGCATGCATTATGCAGATGTTCATCACAATACCCTGGAAGTATCAGCGGGACTATTGACAAGGTCTttcgatttttttttacctctgcagAACTTttatagacaaaaaaaaaaacacaaaaaaggaaagaaaaactgaaaaagcataatatgatattaaattacatcTAAAATATTCCAACATAATCTCAAGCTCTTTGGTTTTTCATCGCGACCCAAACAAACTTACAGTCCTCTGGATGGCGTCCACtgcggagctgctgctgctgctggcggtGCCGTTGTAGGTCTTCATAGCATTTTCATAGGCCGTGCCTAATTTGGCTTTAATCTGGTGAAATCAAAACAAAGGTAGAATAGATTTCAGTGAGGCGATGCTACCCGTATGTGAAACATTTCAATGTTCTGCACCAGTGACTCACCTCGTGTCTGAAGATAAAGCCTGAGATACCAGCCACAAGCTCGGCCAGGAACACCAAGACGAGAAACATGGCATACTGCAGAACCAACACAAGGGAGAAAAACTGTTATACAAGGTCAcacctgagggggggggggtttacagGAGAACTGCTCCTTCACTGACCAGTTTGAGCATCCATGGGCTGCCGCGGCATGTAGCGAAGCAACCGAACAGCCCAAAAATAACGATGGTGGCTCCGGTCCCAATGAGGACATATGGTGCATTAGTGCTCTCGTCAGAAGCCAGGGAGAGATAGGCCTCCAGGCTCACCTT
This window of the Paralichthys olivaceus isolate ysfri-2021 chromosome 9, ASM2471397v2, whole genome shotgun sequence genome carries:
- the mid1ip1l gene encoding mid1-interacting protein 1-like produces the protein MMQITNDSASNKHSLINVMHRFIAAANNMDETIMVPSLLRDMPLEEQAASEVEANNNVLQCPNKQRDMYEHYLLLKSIKNDMEWGLLKREMSSGASFLEMAVKQEEQQPVTGDLQTDDHRDLEHQFHFHLRGLFGVLSKLTMQADNLTNRYKREIGGGNFIR
- the tspan6 gene encoding tetraspanin-6 gives rise to the protein MSPPSRRLQTKPVITCLKTFLISYSLIFWFTGVILLAVGVWGKVSLEAYLSLASDESTNAPYVLIGTGATIVIFGLFGCFATCRGSPWMLKLYAMFLVLVFLAELVAGISGFIFRHEIKAKLGTAYENAMKTYNGTASSSSSSAVDAIQRTLHCCGVKNYTDWSDTAYFREKGVPASCCKDSTHCSPESLKDLDKAESEVYTTGCFAMVTRAMEANLGIIAGISFGIAFFQLIGIFLACCLSRYITNNQYEMV